The Nitratidesulfovibrio sp. DNA segment GCGGCTGGGTGGCACTGCTTTGCCCAGCACGTCCTTCTTGTACAGCAGCACATGGTGGAGGCAGCCTTCGGCATCGGTCACCGTGGCCGGGTAGTGGAAGTAGCTGCCCGCGCCGTCCAGCCGGGCGTCCTGCCAGGCATCCAGCCGTCCCAGATCGGTGAAGGTCAGTTCCAGCACCACGCCCCACACCTCTTCACCTTGCGCGGCGGCTACCGTTTCCAGCCCGCCGTCCCAGATGCGGGTGTGCCCGTGGAAGGACAGCCGGTGGTCGGACAGCCGGGCCACCGCCACCACGCGGGGCAGGGTGGAGCAACGGGCGCGCAACTGCGCCGGGTTCATGTTGGAACCGTAGGCAAACAGGTAGGCCCGATCCGGCCTGCCGTAGCTCATGACCGCCTGCGTTGTCTCGATAAACTGAGCCGTCTGAACCGGCAGGCTGGGGGCGTGCCCGGACGTATCGCCATCGCCACCGCGTGCGGGCGACGATGCTGCGGCGCGTGCGGCGTGGCAGGGCGTGCCGCCTGAAAACTTCGTGGTGCCACTCATGGTGCCTCCCGTGGGTTGCCGATGGTAAAAACGGCGGAACCGCCGCGCCCCCGCGTAATGTCCGGGTGCGGCGGCGGTTCCGTGGACGAGCCGTGTGGGCGGCAT contains these protein-coding regions:
- a CDS encoding gamma-glutamylcyclotransferase family protein, which produces MSGTTKFSGGTPCHAARAAASSPARGGDGDTSGHAPSLPVQTAQFIETTQAVMSYGRPDRAYLFAYGSNMNPAQLRARCSTLPRVVAVARLSDHRLSFHGHTRIWDGGLETVAAAQGEEVWGVVLELTFTDLGRLDAWQDARLDGAGSYFHYPATVTDAEGCLHHVLLYKKDVLGKAVPPSREYLDFIARGAEEGSLPAAYLARLRAMPCRPASYPAPRYPRFDRGLLADVSCDTCGGGDG